A region from the Parasphingopyxis sp. CP4 genome encodes:
- a CDS encoding tetratricopeptide repeat protein translates to MRDTRIGKTCIGLAAAGLLMAASGALATPQEDADALFAAEDWAAAAEAYDALLTTDPANGANWFNLARARHSAEDLSAARAAYLQAIEAGYTPAARAHFHLARALMTLGDTDGALTQIEAIAASGTPLGSTIQATAEFGDLAENARFAAAIAAMAPCTDPVYRAFDFWLGEWDVNTPSSPQTASSRISSQHGGCVVLEEFDAGAYTGMSINFVDSTTGRWHQSWMANNGIPIYLEGNLNAEGAMVLSDADLPISTATGTINRVTWSQEEGGAVRQFWEVSSDGGETWTVAFDGLYTPRAAEE, encoded by the coding sequence ATGCGCGACACGCGAATTGGAAAAACCTGTATTGGCTTGGCGGCTGCCGGGCTGTTGATGGCGGCAAGCGGGGCGCTGGCGACACCCCAAGAGGATGCCGATGCGCTGTTTGCGGCGGAGGATTGGGCGGCGGCAGCCGAGGCTTATGACGCGCTGCTCACAACTGACCCCGCCAACGGCGCCAACTGGTTCAATTTAGCACGGGCCCGCCATTCGGCGGAAGATTTGTCCGCGGCACGCGCGGCTTATCTGCAAGCTATTGAGGCCGGCTATACCCCGGCAGCGCGCGCGCATTTTCATCTTGCCCGCGCGCTGATGACGCTGGGCGACACCGATGGCGCACTGACCCAGATCGAAGCGATTGCGGCCAGTGGAACGCCGCTCGGCAGCACGATCCAGGCGACAGCGGAATTTGGCGATCTGGCTGAGAATGCGCGGTTCGCCGCCGCGATCGCGGCGATGGCGCCCTGCACCGATCCCGTCTATCGCGCGTTCGATTTCTGGCTTGGCGAATGGGATGTAAACACGCCTTCGAGCCCGCAAACCGCGAGCAGCCGGATTTCCTCGCAACATGGTGGATGTGTCGTTCTCGAAGAGTTTGACGCCGGCGCCTATACCGGAATGAGCATCAATTTCGTCGATTCAACAACCGGGCGTTGGCACCAGAGCTGGATGGCGAATAATGGCATCCCGATATATCTCGAAGGCAATCTCAATGCCGAGGGTGCGATGGTGCTGAGTGATGCCGATCTCCCGATCAGCACGGCCACCGGCACGATCAACCGGGTTACCTGGTCGCAGGAAGAGGGCGGCGCTGTGCGCCAGTTCTGGGAAGTGTCGAGCGATGGCGGCGAGACCTGGACCGTCGCATTCGATGGCCTCTACACGCCGCGCGCCGCAGAAGAATAA
- a CDS encoding uroporphyrinogen-III synthase → MTSDLLVLRPEPGASHTAQRAREAGWNPVLLPLFTLTSCPWTAPSAESFDAVMMTSANAALFGGEGLTDFCDLPLYAVGTATGVAAKEAGFVEIIAGSGGVAELADRMRGDGVARIFHPAGAATRPFDESGLTITRATVYDAKRVPPPNLAAHLRPDMVILVHSPRAAEYLDALCTEQAVERSALRLVAISAAALERAGTGWGMAMAAAQPNEPAMLAAASALGESDPIR, encoded by the coding sequence ATGACGTCAGATCTGTTGGTCTTGCGGCCCGAACCGGGTGCCAGCCACACAGCGCAACGCGCGCGTGAAGCGGGCTGGAACCCTGTATTGCTGCCGCTTTTCACACTGACGTCATGCCCATGGACAGCGCCATCTGCCGAAAGTTTCGATGCCGTCATGATGACGAGCGCCAATGCAGCGCTGTTTGGCGGGGAAGGGCTGACGGATTTTTGCGACTTGCCGCTCTATGCGGTCGGCACAGCGACGGGCGTGGCGGCGAAGGAGGCCGGTTTTGTGGAGATCATCGCTGGCAGTGGCGGCGTGGCCGAGCTGGCTGATCGAATGCGCGGCGATGGTGTGGCGCGGATCTTCCATCCTGCCGGCGCAGCGACCCGACCCTTTGACGAGAGCGGCCTCACCATAACGCGCGCCACGGTTTACGACGCCAAACGCGTGCCGCCACCCAATCTCGCCGCGCATCTCCGGCCCGATATGGTGATTCTTGTCCATTCGCCGCGAGCGGCTGAATATCTGGACGCGCTCTGCACCGAACAAGCCGTGGAGCGTAGCGCTTTGCGGCTCGTAGCGATCAGTGCCGCAGCGCTGGAACGAGCAGGCACTGGATGGGGCATGGCAATGGCCGCTGCACAGCCCAATGAGCCGGCCATGCTGGCCGCCGCATCGGCGCTAGGCGAGAGCGATCCGATCAGGTAA
- the hemC gene encoding hydroxymethylbilane synthase — MTPPLTLGTRGSPLALAQAQMVKSALSNAHGLSDDDITIVPVRTTGDAVQDRPLAEIGGKALWTKELDRALGAGDIDFTVHSMKDVETVRPAEIILAANLPRADMRDRLIGAHSIADLPEGARIGTSSPRRAAQIVSLRPDLVVESLRGNVATRLAAVENGAIDATLLAAAGLDRLGHSDIGAAIPVEAMLPAAQQGAIGVETRAADAELRAMIAAINDSATFQCIEAERALLLAVGGDCHSPVAALAQIDDDVMTIRAQILRHDGSETVEAEASGAIDDRLRTAEKLGSDLLERASPALRALFAR; from the coding sequence TTGCACTTGCCCAGGCCCAGATGGTGAAGTCGGCGCTGAGCAACGCCCATGGCCTGTCAGACGATGACATCACCATCGTTCCCGTGCGCACGACGGGCGATGCGGTGCAGGATCGGCCATTGGCAGAAATCGGCGGAAAAGCGCTATGGACAAAGGAGCTCGATCGGGCACTTGGCGCAGGGGATATCGATTTCACCGTCCATTCGATGAAGGATGTGGAGACGGTTCGGCCAGCCGAGATCATTCTCGCGGCCAATCTGCCTCGGGCCGATATGCGCGACCGGCTGATTGGAGCGCATAGCATCGCCGATTTGCCTGAGGGGGCGCGGATCGGCACGTCATCGCCCCGGCGCGCGGCGCAAATAGTGTCTCTGCGCCCCGATCTGGTTGTTGAATCGCTACGCGGCAATGTCGCTACCCGCCTCGCAGCGGTCGAAAATGGCGCGATCGACGCCACCTTGCTGGCAGCAGCCGGGCTGGACCGGCTGGGGCACAGCGATATTGGCGCAGCGATCCCGGTTGAAGCGATGCTGCCGGCAGCCCAGCAGGGTGCGATCGGCGTCGAAACGCGCGCGGCGGATGCCGAACTCCGCGCGATGATCGCGGCGATCAACGATAGTGCGACATTTCAGTGCATCGAAGCCGAACGGGCGCTGCTCCTCGCGGTTGGTGGCGATTGTCATTCGCCGGTTGCCGCTCTGGCGCAGATCGACGATGACGTCATGACCATCCGCGCGCAGATATTGCGGCACGACGGCAGCGAAACTGTCGAGGCGGAAGCGTCCGGCGCGATTGATGATCGCCTGAGAACCGCAGAAAAGCTGGGTTCCGATCTGTTGGAGCGCGCCAGCCCGGCCTTGCGCGCGCTATTTGCCCGATGA